A stretch of Desulfotalea psychrophila LSv54 DNA encodes these proteins:
- a CDS encoding putative metalloprotease CJM1_0395 family protein → MDKLSLSSQEAFIGNKQLQSINKSQTRAGEEKNSEEGSHRDRVELSEEGKALAKAGIAQELTFTDLQKVQKLQKRDTEVQVHEQAHLAAAGGYARGGANLSYEKGPDGKSYAVEGSVQIDTSQEKTPEATISKMRTVRQAALAPANPSGADKQVAAQATAKEQRAREELAKKDRENGSLGKAAEPGADKHGEPLAESSKQAAPPQHRTRLMVQAYTATPANESLSLIA, encoded by the coding sequence ATGGATAAGCTCTCACTCTCTTCTCAAGAAGCTTTTATTGGTAACAAGCAGTTACAGTCAATAAACAAAAGCCAAACAAGGGCAGGAGAAGAAAAAAATTCAGAGGAGGGGTCCCACCGAGACAGGGTAGAACTCTCTGAAGAGGGCAAGGCTCTGGCCAAGGCAGGTATCGCCCAAGAGTTGACCTTTACTGACCTGCAAAAGGTACAAAAATTACAAAAACGGGATACCGAGGTACAGGTACACGAACAGGCCCATCTGGCCGCCGCCGGTGGTTATGCCCGGGGCGGTGCAAATTTGAGCTATGAAAAAGGCCCCGATGGCAAATCCTATGCGGTAGAGGGTTCTGTTCAGATTGACACCAGTCAGGAAAAAACCCCTGAGGCAACGATTAGTAAGATGCGCACCGTTCGTCAGGCCGCCCTTGCCCCGGCAAATCCCTCCGGGGCCGATAAACAGGTAGCAGCTCAGGCGACAGCAAAGGAGCAGAGAGCCCGGGAAGAGCTTGCTAAAAAAGATAGGGAAAACGGTTCATTAGGTAAAGCTGCTGAGCCAGGGGCAGACAAGCATGGTGAACCGCTTGCTGAGTCCTCTAAGCAGGCAGCGCCCCCTCAGCATAGAACACGATTAATGGTTCAGGCATATACTGCAACACCGGCAAATGAGTCGCTCTCTCTCATTGCCTAA
- a CDS encoding M18 family aminopeptidase encodes MNDFRQHAQNLIDFISSSPTAFHATATIRQMLQANGFCQLFEGESWDLQQGTGYFVVRDQGALIAFTLGQEERLEDGFRMLGAHTDSPSLQLKPHPLHHKKSYCKLAVELYGGALLATWFDRDLSIAGRVLVRSGEGEYQKILLDFARPLLCIPSLAIHLDREANKNRSINSQKELEPLLSQKINAGLPDFNTILKKQIEREYPAISVEEILSFDLFCYDQQKPSLLGLEEEFMVTSRLDNQLSCHAGARAIIDAGFAKNTMLLCFNHEENGSVSTSGGDSSFVNTVIERIIAEPEKRHIALARSFLISMDNAHATHPNYPEKSEENHNIDLNYGPVIKINANQRYATSAISAGIYKAIAREAGVPCQEFVMKSDMPCGSTIGPMISARLGVRTIDVGAASFAMHSIREMTGVKDPYLLYRVAAHFLQSDIHHKIHE; translated from the coding sequence ATGAACGACTTCCGTCAGCATGCTCAGAACCTTATAGACTTTATCTCCTCCTCACCAACTGCCTTCCATGCCACCGCCACAATACGGCAGATGCTTCAGGCCAATGGCTTTTGTCAGCTATTCGAGGGAGAGAGCTGGGATCTCCAACAGGGGACAGGATACTTTGTCGTCCGAGACCAGGGAGCCCTGATCGCCTTTACCTTGGGACAGGAAGAGCGTCTGGAAGATGGATTTAGAATGCTCGGTGCTCATACCGACAGCCCCAGCCTTCAGCTTAAGCCTCACCCTCTTCATCATAAAAAAAGCTACTGCAAGCTGGCGGTAGAACTCTATGGCGGTGCCCTGTTGGCCACTTGGTTTGATCGTGATCTCTCTATTGCCGGTCGGGTACTCGTTCGTAGCGGGGAGGGGGAGTACCAAAAAATACTCCTTGATTTTGCTCGTCCTCTGCTCTGTATTCCAAGTCTGGCTATTCATCTGGACAGAGAGGCCAATAAGAACAGGAGTATTAACTCTCAAAAAGAGTTGGAGCCGCTCCTGAGCCAAAAAATTAATGCGGGTCTTCCCGATTTCAACACCATCCTCAAAAAGCAGATAGAGAGGGAGTATCCGGCCATTAGCGTGGAGGAGATCCTCTCCTTTGATCTTTTCTGCTATGATCAGCAGAAACCATCCCTTCTCGGGCTGGAAGAGGAGTTTATGGTCACCAGTCGCCTTGACAATCAGTTAAGCTGTCATGCCGGTGCCAGAGCTATCATAGATGCAGGTTTTGCCAAAAACACCATGCTCCTCTGCTTTAACCATGAAGAAAATGGCTCCGTTTCCACCAGCGGTGGCGATAGCTCTTTTGTTAATACAGTAATTGAGCGTATCATAGCAGAGCCTGAAAAGAGACATATCGCCCTGGCCCGCTCTTTTTTAATCTCCATGGATAATGCCCACGCAACTCATCCAAATTATCCGGAAAAGTCAGAGGAAAATCACAATATTGATCTCAACTATGGTCCTGTCATAAAGATAAATGCTAACCAACGCTATGCCACCAGCGCCATAAGTGCCGGCATCTATAAGGCAATAGCCCGGGAGGCGGGTGTCCCCTGTCAGGAGTTTGTCATGAAAAGCGACATGCCCTGCGGCTCTACCATTGGCCCCATGATCTCAGCTCGACTCGGGGTAAGGACCATTGATGTTGGTGCGGCAAGCTTTGCCATGCACTCCATTAGAGAGATGACCGGGGTCAAGGATCCCTATCTTCTCTACCGGGTCGCAGCCCATTTTTTACAATCTGATATACACCATAAAATTCATGAATAG
- a CDS encoding lytic transglycosylase domain-containing protein has product MESYDHLVKYFSSFAYFVPRHQVNPYFIHALILAESSANPRAISPEKAYGLGQIILSTARIAGRELADSGIEFKYIRESRLKNLRRNDLFNPAINILLTCYLIAKYNYKFNGQLELVITAWNAGEYSKYLYHGKHAPYKETENLIGKVNGYYNYLLKNR; this is encoded by the coding sequence ATGGAATCATATGACCATCTGGTAAAATATTTTTCCTCTTTTGCCTATTTCGTTCCCCGCCATCAGGTAAACCCCTATTTTATTCACGCCCTCATCCTTGCCGAGTCAAGTGCAAATCCACGGGCCATCTCTCCGGAAAAAGCATATGGTCTTGGCCAAATTATCCTCTCCACAGCCAGGATTGCAGGACGTGAACTGGCAGACTCTGGTATAGAGTTTAAATATATCCGTGAAAGTAGACTGAAAAACCTGCGGAGAAATGATCTCTTTAACCCCGCTATCAATATTCTCCTCACCTGTTACCTTATTGCAAAATATAATTATAAGTTTAATGGTCAGCTGGAACTGGTCATCACTGCCTGGAATGCCGGAGAGTACAGCAAATATCTCTATCATGGCAAGCACGCCCCCTATAAAGAGACAGAAAATCTTATTGGCAAAGTAAATGGCTACTATAACTACCTTTTAAAGAACAGATAG
- the ettA gene encoding energy-dependent translational throttle protein EttA: protein MSTDDKKIIYSMMKVSKYYDDKPIIKDISLSYYYGAKIGVLGLNGSGKSTLLKILAGVDTEYNGETTLSAGLTVDYLPQEPDLDPEKTVRQIVEEGVQGTVDLLAEFNEINEKFAEPMTDDEMQDLIDRQAKVQEKLDHLEAWDLDSRLDMAMEALRCPPADHTCGILSGGEQRRVALCRILLKKPDILLLDEPTNHLDAESVAWLEHHLQTYAGTVIAVTHDRYFLDNVAGWILELDRGIGIPWKGNYSSWLDQKQKRLAQEEKKESERQRTLKRELEWVKMSPKGRRSKSKARISSYENLLSQDTEKRAKELEIFIPSGPRLGKVVIEAKDICKGFGDRLLVENMNFSLPPGGIVGIIGPNGAGKSTLFKMITGEEEPNSGSIRIGETAKIAYSEQARGKNLDPESTIWEAISEGQETIWLGTKEVNSRAYVGKFNFSGTEQQKKVGLLSGGQRNRVHLARTLKEGGNVLLLDEPTNDLDVNTLRALEEALENFGGCAVVISHDRWFLDRIATHILAFEGDSQVVWFEGNYSDYEKDKKARLGTAADQPHRIKYRQLTR from the coding sequence ATGAGTACCGATGACAAAAAAATCATCTATTCGATGATGAAGGTAAGTAAGTACTATGATGACAAACCTATTATAAAGGACATCTCCCTCTCCTACTACTACGGCGCCAAAATTGGCGTACTGGGGCTCAACGGTTCGGGTAAGAGTACCCTGCTTAAGATACTTGCCGGAGTTGACACAGAGTATAATGGTGAGACCACCCTCTCTGCAGGTCTTACCGTCGACTATCTCCCTCAGGAACCGGATCTTGATCCTGAAAAGACCGTACGGCAAATTGTAGAAGAGGGGGTTCAGGGAACCGTTGATCTTCTTGCTGAGTTTAATGAGATTAATGAAAAGTTTGCAGAACCCATGACCGATGACGAGATGCAAGACCTCATCGATCGCCAGGCAAAGGTTCAGGAAAAGCTCGACCATCTTGAAGCTTGGGACCTGGATAGCCGACTTGATATGGCCATGGAGGCTCTCCGCTGCCCTCCAGCAGATCACACCTGTGGAATTTTATCCGGTGGTGAGCAGAGAAGGGTTGCCCTCTGCCGTATCCTTCTTAAAAAGCCGGATATTCTTCTTCTGGATGAGCCAACAAACCATCTTGATGCTGAGTCTGTTGCCTGGCTTGAACACCACCTGCAAACCTATGCAGGAACCGTTATTGCCGTAACCCATGATAGATACTTCCTTGATAACGTCGCCGGCTGGATTCTTGAGCTTGATCGTGGTATCGGTATCCCCTGGAAGGGCAACTACTCCTCTTGGCTTGATCAGAAGCAGAAGAGACTTGCCCAAGAAGAGAAGAAGGAGAGTGAACGTCAACGTACCCTTAAGCGTGAGCTTGAATGGGTAAAAATGTCCCCTAAGGGACGGCGAAGCAAATCAAAGGCGCGTATCAGTTCCTACGAAAACCTTCTCTCCCAGGATACCGAGAAGAGAGCCAAGGAACTGGAGATCTTTATCCCCAGTGGTCCGCGTCTTGGTAAGGTTGTTATCGAGGCCAAGGATATTTGCAAGGGATTTGGTGATCGTCTTTTGGTTGAAAATATGAATTTCAGCCTTCCACCGGGTGGTATTGTAGGTATTATCGGACCAAACGGTGCCGGCAAGAGTACCCTCTTTAAGATGATTACCGGTGAAGAGGAGCCTAATAGCGGTTCTATCCGCATAGGTGAGACGGCAAAGATTGCCTACTCCGAGCAGGCCCGAGGGAAAAATCTTGATCCAGAAAGCACCATCTGGGAGGCCATCTCCGAGGGACAGGAGACCATCTGGCTGGGAACCAAAGAGGTGAATAGTCGCGCCTATGTCGGCAAGTTCAACTTTTCAGGAACAGAGCAACAGAAAAAGGTAGGCCTGCTCTCCGGTGGTCAACGTAATAGGGTCCATCTGGCCCGAACCCTCAAGGAGGGTGGTAACGTTCTCCTTCTTGATGAGCCCACCAATGATCTTGATGTAAATACCCTGCGTGCCCTTGAAGAGGCCTTGGAAAATTTTGGCGGATGCGCCGTAGTAATCAGCCATGATCGTTGGTTTCTCGATCGCATTGCCACTCATATCCTTGCCTTTGAGGGTGACTCTCAGGTGGTTTGGTTTGAAGGTAACTACTCTGATTACGAGAAAGACAAGAAGGCACGACTTGGTACAGCGGCAGATCAGCCCCACCGTATCAAATATCGCCAGCTAACAAGATAG
- a CDS encoding L-serine ammonia-lyase, whose translation MQSLQYLYRYGMGPSSSHTIGPNNAARLFKAKSKDAVSYRVSLYGSLSLTGKGHLTDKAIITALAPIPCEIVWIDKELSFHPNGMKLEALDGAGQVIDEWTTFSIGGGELRDEGAGASEQPHIYSQKSMADVLEWASFSGRPIWQLVEETEEKGFVEGYLADIWMKMQESIDAGLKREGVLQGGLKLSRKARDFMVQARRLKDTEGRTGLLSGYALAVAEENADGGFVVTAPTCGSCGILPSVLYYYFFEKGHSMRSILNAMATAGIIGNLVKENASISGAEVGCQGEVGTACAMAAGAVAQLMGGSPRQIEYAAEMALEHHLGLTCDPILGLVQVPCIERNAFAAVKAVACAEYSLLSDGSHLVSFDKVVKTMQKTGHDMLSLYRETSLGGLATSYFETHK comes from the coding sequence ATGCAATCATTACAATATCTCTATCGCTATGGCATGGGGCCTTCATCGAGTCATACCATTGGGCCTAACAATGCAGCTCGGCTGTTTAAAGCCAAGAGCAAAGATGCAGTATCTTATCGGGTAAGCCTCTATGGCAGTCTCAGCCTAACGGGTAAGGGCCATCTTACTGATAAGGCCATCATTACGGCCCTTGCCCCAATCCCCTGTGAAATTGTTTGGATTGATAAAGAGTTATCCTTTCATCCCAATGGCATGAAACTGGAGGCCCTTGATGGTGCAGGCCAGGTAATAGATGAGTGGACCACCTTTAGCATTGGTGGCGGAGAGTTGCGCGATGAGGGAGCAGGAGCTAGTGAGCAGCCTCATATCTATAGTCAAAAATCCATGGCAGATGTTCTTGAGTGGGCAAGCTTTTCAGGCAGACCAATTTGGCAATTGGTGGAAGAGACAGAGGAAAAGGGCTTTGTCGAAGGCTACCTCGCTGATATCTGGATGAAGATGCAGGAGAGCATCGACGCCGGTTTAAAGAGAGAGGGGGTGTTGCAGGGAGGTTTAAAATTAAGCAGAAAGGCCAGAGATTTTATGGTTCAGGCCAGGAGGTTAAAGGATACCGAGGGACGTACCGGTCTCCTCTCCGGTTATGCCCTAGCCGTAGCTGAAGAAAATGCTGATGGTGGTTTTGTGGTTACTGCTCCCACCTGTGGTTCCTGCGGTATCCTGCCAAGTGTTCTTTACTATTACTTTTTTGAAAAGGGCCATAGTATGAGAAGTATTTTAAATGCGATGGCTACCGCTGGTATTATTGGCAATTTGGTTAAAGAAAATGCCTCTATATCCGGTGCTGAGGTAGGGTGTCAGGGTGAGGTGGGTACGGCCTGTGCCATGGCTGCAGGTGCTGTTGCTCAACTCATGGGTGGTTCACCAAGACAGATTGAATATGCTGCGGAAATGGCACTGGAGCACCATCTTGGCCTTACCTGTGATCCTATTTTAGGACTTGTTCAGGTGCCCTGTATTGAACGCAATGCCTTTGCGGCAGTAAAGGCCGTTGCCTGTGCAGAGTATTCCCTACTCTCCGATGGCAGTCATTTAGTTTCCTTTGATAAGGTTGTGAAGACCATGCAAAAAACTGGTCACGATATGCTTTCCCTCTATCGTGAGACCTCACTTGGTGGTCTTGCCACCTCATATTTTGAGACGCATAAGTAG
- a CDS encoding L-threonylcarbamoyladenylate synthase gives MRKKQNEFSRFHPLSHSLKSSILQAVDVIRRGGIVAFPTETSYGLAVDPYNVEAIERLYSLKGRHRSKPLLLLVANHAQLLDCVCAIPPLYKPLIARFWPGPLTLIFQAKETIPAILTGGSKTIAIRRSPHPVAQFFVESAGIPLTATSANFSQKKPALTAQDCLHMFGDLVDYIIDDGQRGLNGFSTILAVKKEGLIVIREGELSLKTIARELDIGC, from the coding sequence TTGAGGAAAAAGCAAAACGAATTCAGTAGGTTTCACCCGCTATCCCACAGCCTGAAGAGTAGTATTCTTCAGGCTGTGGATGTCATAAGAAGGGGTGGCATTGTTGCCTTTCCCACCGAGACAAGCTATGGTCTTGCCGTTGATCCATATAACGTCGAGGCCATAGAGCGCCTTTACTCCTTGAAGGGACGCCACAGGTCAAAGCCCCTCCTCCTACTTGTGGCAAACCATGCACAGCTGTTGGACTGTGTATGTGCCATTCCTCCTCTATATAAGCCCCTTATCGCACGCTTTTGGCCCGGCCCTCTGACCCTTATTTTTCAGGCAAAGGAGACGATTCCAGCAATTCTCACCGGTGGTAGTAAGACCATTGCCATTAGACGTTCTCCTCATCCCGTGGCCCAGTTTTTTGTTGAAAGTGCAGGTATTCCACTCACCGCTACCAGTGCAAATTTCTCTCAGAAAAAACCCGCATTAACCGCTCAGGATTGTTTACATATGTTCGGTGATCTCGTTGATTATATTATTGATGATGGGCAGAGAGGCCTTAATGGTTTTTCAACTATACTCGCCGTTAAAAAAGAGGGTCTTATTGTCATTCGTGAGGGAGAGTTGTCTCTTAAGACAATAGCTCGAGAGCTTGATATAGGGTGTTGA
- the purD gene encoding phosphoribosylamine--glycine ligase — protein MKVLVVGSGGREHALVWKIKQSQKVEEVFCAPGNAGIEELATCVNISATDIKGLLHFAQKEKIDLTVVGPESSLVAGIVDLFEENGLRIFGPSQAAAILEGSKVFTKNFLQKYSIPTAAFGVFTEREAAKEYIEQQGAPIVVKADGLAAGKGVVVAKTIEEAKKAVDEIMLDKAFGEAGDSIVVESCLLGEEASFIAFTDGKTILPLPTSQDHKAAYDGDKGPNTGGMGAYSPAPIVTDEITEYVMTEVMLPTIKGLAAEGRPYKGMLYAGLMIDGDDIKVLEFNCRFGDPEAQPLLMRLKSDIIDIFEACIDGTLDRVEMKIDPRPTVCVVMSSGGYPGAYASGDIITGFEQADKVDGVEVFHAGTAKEGEAIVSNGGRVLGITSIGKTLEQALERAYKATDCITWNKCFYRKDIGGKALAKKLAKPSKPLVGIVMGSDSDLPTMRAASDFLQSVGIPYEMTVASAHRTPERAAEYAKTASARGLKMIIAGAGMAAHLAGVLASHTDLPVIGVPLDASSLQGMDALLATVQMPPGIPVATMGIGKSGAKNAAVLALRILALNDHTLAKELVNFRENMVREVEEKAKRIQ, from the coding sequence ATGAAGGTTCTTGTTGTGGGTTCTGGTGGGCGTGAGCATGCCCTTGTGTGGAAAATAAAGCAAAGTCAGAAGGTTGAGGAAGTTTTTTGTGCGCCTGGCAATGCAGGGATTGAAGAACTTGCTACCTGCGTCAATATTTCAGCGACCGATATAAAGGGTTTGCTTCATTTTGCCCAGAAAGAGAAAATTGATCTTACCGTTGTAGGGCCAGAATCATCTTTGGTTGCTGGTATCGTGGATCTTTTTGAAGAAAATGGCCTGCGTATATTTGGTCCCAGCCAGGCTGCCGCAATCCTTGAGGGAAGTAAGGTTTTTACCAAAAACTTTTTGCAAAAATATTCTATCCCGACTGCAGCCTTTGGTGTCTTTACCGAGCGAGAGGCGGCAAAAGAGTACATCGAGCAACAGGGTGCACCCATTGTAGTAAAGGCAGATGGGCTTGCCGCAGGTAAGGGTGTTGTGGTTGCTAAGACCATCGAGGAAGCCAAAAAAGCCGTCGATGAAATTATGCTTGATAAGGCCTTTGGTGAGGCTGGTGATAGTATTGTCGTGGAGAGTTGTCTCTTGGGTGAAGAGGCATCCTTTATCGCCTTTACCGATGGGAAAACAATTCTTCCCTTGCCTACCTCTCAGGATCACAAGGCCGCATATGACGGGGATAAGGGGCCCAATACAGGCGGAATGGGTGCCTATTCACCGGCACCAATAGTGACCGATGAAATTACAGAATATGTGATGACAGAGGTTATGCTACCAACGATTAAGGGACTTGCCGCTGAGGGACGTCCCTATAAGGGTATGCTCTATGCTGGCCTGATGATCGATGGCGATGATATTAAGGTGCTTGAGTTTAACTGTCGATTTGGTGATCCGGAGGCCCAGCCTCTTCTCATGCGTCTTAAAAGTGATATTATTGATATCTTTGAAGCATGCATAGATGGTACCCTTGATCGGGTCGAGATGAAGATTGATCCACGCCCCACGGTTTGTGTGGTTATGTCCTCCGGTGGTTACCCCGGAGCATATGCCAGTGGTGATATTATTACCGGTTTTGAGCAAGCCGATAAGGTGGATGGAGTCGAAGTGTTCCATGCAGGAACTGCGAAGGAGGGTGAAGCTATTGTTAGCAATGGTGGTCGAGTATTAGGTATTACCTCCATTGGTAAAACTCTTGAGCAGGCACTGGAGAGGGCATATAAGGCAACAGACTGTATTACTTGGAATAAGTGCTTTTATCGAAAAGATATAGGTGGCAAGGCCCTGGCTAAAAAGCTGGCGAAGCCGAGTAAGCCTCTTGTCGGTATTGTCATGGGCAGTGATTCGGATCTGCCAACCATGAGGGCAGCCAGTGATTTTTTACAGAGTGTTGGCATTCCCTATGAAATGACCGTTGCCTCGGCGCATAGAACTCCGGAGAGAGCAGCTGAATATGCCAAAACTGCGTCGGCACGTGGGTTGAAAATGATTATTGCCGGAGCAGGCATGGCGGCTCACCTTGCAGGAGTTTTAGCATCTCATACCGATCTGCCTGTAATTGGCGTTCCTCTTGACGCCTCATCCCTGCAGGGAATGGATGCACTGCTGGCGACGGTACAGATGCCTCCTGGTATTCCCGTTGCAACCATGGGTATAGGAAAATCAGGAGCAAAAAATGCGGCAGTATTAGCCCTACGAATTTTGGCCCTGAACGATCATACTCTTGCCAAAGAACTTGTCAATTTCCGGGAAAACATGGTGAGGGAAGTTGAGGAAAAAGCAAAACGAATTCAGTAG
- the greA gene encoding transcription elongation factor GreA → MIDRIPMSVRGNKKLKEELLRLTRVERLDVVKAIEVAREHGDLKENAEYHAAKERQGMIEARIMDLKDKLGRAEVIDCLQVSCKRVVFGTVVVLLDLDTDEEVTYQLLGPEESEVKAGSISVLSPIGRSMLSKEEGDEVVTKTPGGTREFEVVEIKTGDFA, encoded by the coding sequence ATGATCGATCGTATCCCTATGTCTGTACGGGGAAATAAGAAGCTTAAAGAAGAACTCTTGCGTCTTACGCGGGTAGAACGTCTCGATGTTGTCAAGGCGATAGAGGTGGCACGTGAGCACGGCGATCTCAAGGAAAATGCTGAATACCATGCAGCAAAAGAACGTCAGGGCATGATTGAAGCACGCATCATGGATCTCAAAGATAAGCTCGGTCGCGCTGAAGTAATCGATTGTCTGCAGGTTTCCTGTAAGCGAGTGGTTTTCGGTACCGTTGTTGTCTTGCTCGATCTTGATACCGATGAGGAAGTCACCTATCAGTTGTTAGGCCCTGAAGAGTCGGAGGTGAAGGCTGGCTCTATTTCTGTACTTTCTCCCATCGGTCGTAGTATGCTGAGTAAGGAAGAGGGCGACGAGGTTGTAACGAAGACCCCCGGTGGTACCAGAGAGTTTGAAGTAGTTGAAATTAAAACCGGTGATTTCGCTTAA